From the Deinococcus gobiensis I-0 genome, the window GCTCACGGTGGCTGCGCACGCCAGCGTGGTCTTCGCGGGCCTGGAGGTCTTCGCGTAGTCGGCGGCGGGCCGGGCACTCCGCCGGGGCCGGAGCGGCGCTTCATCCTACGTTTCCCGTTCGTTGAGGAAGGGGACGTTCACATCCTCAATGAATCGCCGGCCACCTATGCTGACTGGAGTGTGAACAGGTGTCCTCCGCGCGGTGTCGCCGTCTGACGGAAGCCGGCCCCGACCCTTCCCTCCGCGAACTGGCCCGCGTTATGCGCCGGACAGGAGTTGTCCATGTCCTTCTATACCCGTCCCGCCACCGCTCCCGGCCGCTTCGAACCCGCCCAGGGCCGCCCCCTGCGCCGGGGCGATACGCTCTACTACGCCGGCGACCAGGCGCCCTCCCTGTACCGCCTCGACTCGGGGCTGCTGCGGGCCGTGCGCCTCACGCCCCAGGGCCGTAACCTGACGGTGCGCCACATCCACCCCGGCGACATCTTCGGTGAGGAGATCCTGCACGGCCAGCCCCGCTCGCACCAGATGGTCGCCCTGACCGACGCGGTGGTCACGGCTATTCACGTCGAGCAGCTCAGCACCGCCGAACTGTGGGAGGTGACGCGCAGCCTGAGCACCCAGCTCCAGCGCGTCATGAACGACGGCGTACACATCCAGGACGGCGACCTGCGCGAGCGCATCGCCCGCTACCTGCTGAGCCTGGCCGACAGCAGCCTGGGTGGCCGCCACGCCGACGGCGTGCGCTTCGTGCGGGCCACCCACGAACTGATCGCCGAGGGCACCGGGGCCACGCGCGAAAGCGTGAGCAAGCTCATCGGTGAAATGCGCGACGACGGCCTCCTGACCCCGGCCTACCGTTGCCTGACCCTGACCGACGAAGTGCAGCTGCGCCAGCTCAGCGGCTACCACGGCTGAGCCGACCTCCACCGCCTTGACACGCGCGGCGCCGGGCCTCCCGGCCGCGCGTTTTTCTGTGCGGTTTTCTGCACCGGGCGTAGAATGCCCGCTATGCGTATTCGCCTCGACCCCTGGCCGGTAGACACGAACGGGGGGCAACTCGGTCTTCAGACCTTCGACGGCACCCTCGAAGACCTCGAAACGGAGCGCTGGGCGGCGCTGCCCGCCCGGCCCATCCCGGAACGGCTGCGGCAGGTCTTCGTCGTGGACGGCAAACGCCGCATGGAATCCCGCCTCTTCATCGAGGACGACCTCGGGCACAGTGGCCTGGGCGGCTTCGGGGCCTTCGTGGTCGGGGCCGTGGAACTCTGCCCGCACGGCTCCCGGCAGGCCGAGCTGCGGCAGGTGAAGGCCGCGCGGCTGCTGGCGCACGCGCCGGACCTGCGTCTGGACCCCATGACCCTGTCGCCCCGCAACCCGCACACCGGGCTGCTGGAGTACACCCCGGTCGCCATGCAGGGCACGGACGCCCTGGCCGCCCTGAACCTGTTGCAGGGGCAGATGCTGGCCGCCGAGCAGCGGCTCTCGCACGACCTGGCCTCCCGCGTGCCGGCCGACGAACAGGACGACCGCGAGTGGCTGAGCGCCCTGACGGTGCAGGACGGCACGCTGCGCGGGCAGAACCTGAACGGCGCGGTGGTCGGCTGCGTCAAGACCATGGAGACCATGTACCTGCCGCCCGACCGCGCGGCGCTGCTGGCCGACCTGCGTCCCGGCGAGCGTACACCCGTCATGCGCATGACCTACCGCAACGGGCAGTTCACGCGCCTGATCTGGTACGTGCGGCTGTGCGAGGCGGCCTTCTACCAGCACCCGATGGCGGGCGTCATGCGCCTGGAGATGTTCGCGCCGGACGACCCGAGCTTCCTGCCGCCCATCGTGCGTCAGGTGGCGAACCTCAGCGGCACGCTCCTGACCCGTCTGGGCAGCCGCGCCCACAAGGACCCGCGCGCGCCGCAGAACCTCATTCCCACGGCGGCGCTGGAGCAGGCGATGGGCCGCTCGATGGGCAGCGCGGACCTCGTGACCCGGCGCATCCGGGCGCATATCGCCTCGCTGCACCCACAGGCGGTCGCATGACCACCCTCAAATTCGGCCCGGCCTCCGGCAGTCCGGCGGGCGTGCAGGTCGGCATGGTGCTGGGCACGCAGGACGTGACCCCCGTGAGCTTCTGGTTCGCCGTGCTGCCCGGCGCGAGCGTGCAGCTCGACGACCTCGTGGCGGTGGAGACCCGCAAGCCCGACGGGTCGGCCGTGAACTTCTACGGCATCGTGGACCACGTCCGCACCCGGCACGAGGGCGTGACCTTCGACAGCGACGTGCAGGACGTGGCGGCGGGGCTGCTGCCGGCCAGCGTGAGCTACGCGGCGCGGGTGCTGGTCACGCGCGTGCAGCCCGAGAACTTCATTCCGCCGCAGCCCGGCGACGCGGTGCGCCACGCGCGCGGCCACGATCTGCGCATGGCCCTGAGCGCCGACAAGATGGGCGACAAGGCCTTTCCCGGCGGGCTGCTGGCCGACGGGCAGGTGCTGCCCATCAACTACCGCTTCGTGAACGGCGAGAACGGCGGGCACATCAATATCAGCGGAATTTCCGGGGTCGCCACCAAGACGAGTTACGCCCTGTTCCTGCTGCACTCGATTTTCCGCAGCGGCGTGATGGGTGTGGGCGCGGCGGCGGGCCGGGCACTGATCTTCAACGTCAAGGGCGAGGACCTGCTGTTCCTCGACCAGCGCAACCGCGAGGTGACCGCCCGCGAGGCCGAGGCGCAGGCGCAGAAGGGGCTGCCCGATCACCGCTACGCCCTCATGGAGCTGCCGGTCGAGGCCTTCCGGGACGTGCAGTTCCTGGCGCCGCCCCGCCCCGGCCACTCGGGCGCGGCCATCGTGCCACACGTCGAGCAGCGCGCGGCGGGCGTCACGCCCTTCCTGTACTCGCTGCGGGAATTCTGCGCGCGGCGCATGCTGCCCTACGTCTTCGTGGACCGGGACGCCAGCGTGAACCTGGGCTTCGTGATCGGGTCCATTGAGGAGCGGCTGTACCGCATGGCGCAGGGGGCCGACACGCCGTACCTGACGGTGGACGACTGGCAGCCCGACACCGAGCAGGTGCTCGACGAGGACATGCGCTTCGACGAGATGGGCAGCGTCCGGATCGGGACCTTCGCGCAGCTCGTGGCCTACCTGGAATACAAGCTGCTGGACGCCAACGACGGCGAGGGCGACCGCAAGTGGGTGGGCAAGCAGTCGCCCGCCACCCTCCAGGCCTTCATCCGCCGCCTGCGGGGCGTGCAGAAGCACCTGACGCCCCTCGTGCGCGGCGACGTGAGCGCCGAGCAGGCCGCGCGCTTTCGCCCCGACCCGCTCAAGGCGGGCGTGCAGACGACCGTCGTGGACATCCACACCCTGTCGGCCACCGCGCAGATGTTCATCGTGGGGGTGCTGCTGCGCGACCTGTTCGAGTACAAGGAACGGGTGGGCCGTCAGGACACGGTGTTCGTGGTCCTCGACGAGCTGAACAAGTACGCCCCGCGCGACGGCGACAGCCCCATCAAGGACGTGCTGCTGGACATCGCCGAGCGTGGCCGCTCGCTGGGCATCATCCTCATCGGCGCGCAGCAGACCGCCAGCGAGGTCGAGCGCCGCATCGTCTCGAACGCCGCCATTCGCGTGGTGGGCCGCCTGGACCTCGCGGAGGCCGAGCGCCCCGAGTACCGCTTTTTGCCGCAGAGCTTCCGCGCCCGCGCGGGCATCCTGCAACCCGGCACCATGCTCGTCTCGCAGCCCGACGTGCCCAACCCGGTGCTCGTCAACTATCCCTTTCCCGCCTGGGCCACCCGCAAGGACGAGGTGGACGACCTCGGCGGCCGCGAGGTGGAGGACGTCGGCGAGGACTGGCTGCGGTAAGCGCACGTGCAGGAGACCGCCGCCTCTCCCGCACCCCCCGGAACGGCCAAAGCAGCGCCCCCGCCAGACATGCTGACGGGGGTGGCCGGTCGGTGAAAGTGGAGGGGAAAACTCAGGTCAGGACGCGGCGGGCGCCGATGTAGCGGCTGGCCCAGTAGGGGTTGGAGAACAGCGGCTCGATGACGGTGCGGCCCTTGAAGCTGTTGGCGTTGGCCATGCTGCCGTTGCCCAGGTAGATGCCCACGTGGCTGGCCATGCGGCCGGTCGTGTTGAAGAACACCAGGTCGCCGGCGCGCAGGTCGCGGCGGTTGACCGCGAAGCCACGGCCCCACTGCTGCGCGGCCGTGCGCGGCAGGCTGATGCCGAGCTGCTGGAACACGCGCATCGTAAAGCCGCTGCAGTCCAGGCCGCCGCCGCCCGTGCCGCCCAGCACGTAGCGGATGCCCAGGTAACGGCTGGCCGCCGTGTTGACGAACGCGCCGCCGCGCGAGGCGACGGGGGCCGCCGCCGTGGCCGGCTTGGCGGCGATGGGGGCCACGACCGGCTTGGCGAAGGTCGAGGCCGAGGTCCGCAGCACCTGACCGAGTTGCAGGGTGGGGCTTTGCAGGCCGTTGAGGCGCATCAGGGCGTCCGGCTCCATCTTCGTCGCCTGGGCGACGGTGGTCAGCGTGTCACCCGCCTTGACGGTATAGGTGGCGGCGGACGCGCTCGGCAGCAGCACGGCGAAGGTCAGGGCAAGGGTGCGGGTGGCTTTCATCGACAGGGGAAGTTTACCCCAGCTTTATTTATTTGCCCTTCATAGACAGGCAAATCCGGGGATTTTATGCGCCTATACGGCCTTTATGCGACCTCATCTTTCTGAATATCCCGATGAATACGGCAAATACCTCAGTGTTCTCAGGAATTGACTCATTTCTGATCTGCGGAGGGCAGTGTGCTGCCAGGCGCACTTTTCCGCGATGCCTAAAACTTCTCTTTCTCATGGTTCTCACGGCCGGGAAGGGGGTCGGGCGGGTGGGGGTGCCTATACTGGCCCACGAACGGCGGGGCCGCGCCAGCCGTGGAGGACGAATGAAGGAACCCATGACCACCGAGCAGCTCCTGCAAGGCCTCAAGCACTACCGCCGCATCGCGCGCCAGGACATGCTGCGTGCCCCCGAGACGCCGCATCCGGACGCCTTCTTGCAACACGCCGAGAGCCGGCGCGGCATCTACGTCGCCCTGGGCAGCTACGCCGAGGGCCACGCGCCGGCCGAGGTGATCGCGCACGCCCTGACGCTGTATCAGGCGCTGCCCTTCGTGACCGGGACCGCCGAGCACGAACACCCCGAGATCAAAGGGCAGGAGAACGCGCTGGAGAACTTCTTCCTGCTGGTGGGGCTGGACCCCAAGGCCCGGCGCGAGGCCCGCAGCCGCCGCCCCAAGCTGAGTGCGCCGGCCCCCGAGCGCCCCGCCGACGCGGCGGCCCCCGGCCAGCCCGTCCCCTGAGTCCGTTCCGCGGTCTCTGCGCCGCGCCGCCACCCCACCGGAAGGCGGCGCGGCGCTTCAGGCAGGCCGCATGACCGGGGACACGTCCCTGCCCGACCTGCTGGAGGCCAACCGGGCCTGTGTGGCCTGCACGCTGCGCCCGGGCTGCGCGGCCCCCGTGCCCGGGGACTGGGTGGGCCAGCCGCAGGCCCGGCCCGGTGGCCTGCTGCTCCTCGGGGACGCGCCGGGACCCGAGGAGGACCGCCAGGGCCGCCCCTTCGCGGGCCCTGCGGGCGAGGGTCTGCGCACGCTGCTGGCCGGGGCCGGGCTGGACCGGGCACCCCTGTTCCTGACCACGCTGGTCAAGTGCCGCCCGCCCGCGCACCGCCCGCCCTCGGCGGCCGAGGTCCAGGCCTGCACCGAGCGCTGGCTGCGGCCCCAGATCGCCGCGTTGCGCCCCGGCATGGTCCTGACGCTGGGCAACGCGGCCACCCGGCACCTGCTGGGCACCGGCCCCGCCGATACGGGCATCACCCGGCTGCGGGGCCGCTGGCAGTGCGCCGCGCCGGCATACGGGGGCGCGCCGCTGCTGCCGCTGCTGCATCCGGCCACCGCCGCGCGGGACGAGGCCCGGTCGCCCGGCGGAGCCTGGGACCTGCTGGCCCGCGACCTCGCCGAGGCGGCGGGCGTCTGGCGCGGCGAGCGCGAGGCCCGCCCGGCGGCTGCGCCCGCCCCGCCGCCGCTGTTCTGAAGGCGGGACGGTATCCTGCCGCGCATGGCCAACCCTGAATTTGTCGGACTCGTGCACATGCTCCAGGCCACCGCCGAGGCGGCCCTGGGCGACCTGAACGCCGCGACCTCCAGCGCCGCGCGCGACGGCCTGCTCGCGGACGACCGCGCCCGCCAGACCGCCGAGCGCAGCCTGAAACTGCTCACCATGCTGGCCGAGAAGACGCGCGGCAACCTGGACTTCACCGAGGCCGACCTGCTGACCGGAGCCATCGGCAGCCTGCGCGCCCGCCTGGACAACTGAGGATGCGCGCCGTCGTGCAGCGCGTCACGCGCGCCACCTGCACCGTCGAGGGCCGCGTGACCGGCGAGACCGGCCCCGGCCTGCTGGTGCTGCTGGGGGTCGCGCCCGGCGACACGGCCGGGACCGCGCGGGCGCTGGCCGGACGCGTCGCCCGGCTGCGGATCTTCGGCGACGACGCGGGCAAGATGAACCGCAGCGTGCAGGATATCGGCGGCGGCGTCCTGAGCGTCAGCCAGTTCACGCTGTTCGCCGACACGCGCCGGGGCAACCGCCCGAGTTTCACGGGGGCGGCCCCGCCCGATCAGGCCCGGACCCTGTACGCCGAGTTCAACGCGGCGCTGCGCGACCTGGGGCTGCCGGTGGGCGAAGGCGTGTTCGGGGCCCATATGGTTCTCGACCTGACGAACGACGGCCCGGTCACCATCACGCTGGAGGAGGCCGGGGAAGCCTGAGCGTGCGGGGCGGCGTCCCCCCGCCTTTCTTATGACATCGCCGGCTTTCTCACCGCGCACGCTTATCTTGTGCGCCATGAATCGCCGCACGCTGCTGCTCGCTGCCGCCCTCCTGACCGGTACGGCGGGGGCCTATACCGTCAAGACCGGCGACACGCTCTACTCGATTGCCCGCGCCAACGGCGTGACGGTCGCGGAGTTGCAGCGCCTGAACAACCTGGGCGGCACGACCATCTCGGTCGGTCAGGTGCTGCGGCTTTCGGGCGAGGCCGCCCCGGCGACGGGCACGGCGGCTCCGGCGACGGCGGCGCCCGCGTCCACGTCCCCCACCGTACCCTCGACCCGCAGCACCGCGCCGGGCGTCTCCCAGGCCCCGCTGCCGCCGCGCCTGAGCGCCGCCGAGCTGGCCCCTACGCCCGCCGGCACGCGCCTGAGCGGCGTGAGCGTGAGCGCCCCCGAGAAACTGATGATGGGCGACGCCTTCGCGCTGCGCCTGAGCGGCCCACGCGCCGCCGAGGCGACCGTGCGCTTTCTGAGCGAGGTGGGCGAGGACGTGCGCCGCCCCGCCGAGGTGCTGCGGCCCGGCGGGGCGGCGGGCGAGTACCGCGTGCTGGGCCGCGTGGTGCTGGGCAAGACGACGCCGGTGGTCTACGAGGTGCGCCTGGGCGACGAGGTGCTGCGCGCCCGCATTCCGGTGTCGCCCCTGAACCAGACGGTGCAGCACCTCAACCTGCCCAGCCGCATCAGCGGGGTCTTGCAGGATGCGGGCCGGGCGGCCGAAGAACGCGCCGTCGAGAATGCCTACGCGCTGCGCAGCCCCCAGGTCTGGACCCGGCCCTTCGCGCCCGCGCTGGCCAACCGCGCCGCCACCAGCAGCAGCTTCGGGCAGCCGCGCACCTACGTGGCGGGCGGGCCGGTCAACTACCACTACGGCACCGACTACCCCGCGCCGGCCGGCACCCCGGTGCTGGCGGTCAACGACGGCACGGTGGTCCTGGCAGGCAAGTACCCCGTGCGCGGCAATCTGGTCGTCATCGACCACGGGGCGGGGCTGGTCAGCCTGTACTTTCACCAGAGCCGCCTGAACGTGCGTGTAGGAGACAAGGTCACGCGCGGCCAGAAGATCGGGGAGGTCGGCACGACCGGCCTGAGCGCGGGGCCGCACCTGCACCTGGAGATGCGCGTGCGCGGCGAGGCCACCGACCCCGCCGACTGGATGAACCGCCTCTGGCCCCGCTGAGGCGGCGTGGGGGCCGGGGCGCGCGCTACCCTGCCCCATGCCTGACGCGCCCCTGCCCACCCCCGACGCCCTGACCGCCTTCGGGGCCGGACATCTCCCCGGCCTCCTGGGCCTCCGCTTCACCCACGCCGAGCCCGGTCTGCTGCGCAGCGAGCTGACGGTCCGCCCTGAACTCATGGCCCCCAACGGGTTCCTGCACGCCGCGTCGGTGGTCGCGCTGGCCGACACCACCTGCGGCTACGGCACCCGCCTGAACCTGCCGGAGGGCGCGCAGGGCTTCACCACCATTGAGCTCAAGAGCAACCACCTCGGCACCGCGCGTGAAGGCATCGTGACCTGCGAGGCCCGCCCGGTCCACACCGGGCGCACCACCCAGGTCTGGGACGCCGAGGTGCGCGGCCCCGGTGGCCGGTTGATGGCGCTGTTCCGTTGTACCCAGGCGGTGCTGTACCCCCGGTGACCCGGCTGCGGAGCGGGGCGGTGGGCTGGGCGCTACCCTGTCCCCATGACCCAATCCGGTGAGCAGCCGAGCCCGTCCCCCTCGCCCCGCCTTCAGCCCGGCGAGGCCTTTCCCGCCTTCGCGCTGCCCGACGCCGAGGGACAGACCCACCGGCTCGGGCAGTACGAGGGCAAATACGTCGTGCTGTACGTGTATCCCAAGGACGATACCCCCGGCTGCACGCGCGAGGCCTGCGACTTCCGCGACTCGGCGACCCTCAGGGCCCACGGCGCGGCCATCCTGGGCCTGAGCCGCGACGACGCCGCGAGCCACGGGAAATTCGCCGAAAAGTACAGCCTGCCCTTTCCGCTCCTGAGTGACCCGGAGGCCGAGTACATCCGGGCCATCGGGGCGTGGGGCACCAAGAACATGTACGGCAAGGTCAGCGAGGGAATCAAGCGCCAGACCTTCCTGATCGGCCCCGACGGCCGGCTCGTCAAGTCCTGGCTGGCGGTGCAGGTGGACGGCCACGCCGACGCGGTCGCCGCCGCCATCGACAAGGACCGGGCCGCCCATGAGTGATCGGGCCCCCGACCTCGAAGCCCTGAAGAAGGACGCCGCCCTGCGCGCCGCCGCCCTGGTCGCCAGCGGGATGCGCGTGGGCCTGGGCACCGGCAGCACCGCCAGGTACGCCATCGAGGAGATCGGCCGCCGCATCGGGACCGGCGAGCTGAGCGGCGTGGTCGGGGTGGCGACGAGCGAGGCGAGCGACGCGCTGGCCCGCGCGGTCGGCATTCCGGTCGAGCCGCTCGACCCCCGGCCGCTGGACCTCGCCATCGACGGGGCCGACGAGATCACGCCGGGCCTCGACCTCATCAAGGGCCTGGGCGGGGCGCTGCTGCGCGAGAAGCTGACCGAGGTGCAGGCGCGGCGGCTGGTCATCATCGCGGACCACACCAAGCTCGTCACGCGCCTGGGCGAAAAAGCGCCGCTGCCGGTCGAGATCGCCCGCTTCGGCTTCCTCTCGACCATCGAGCGCCTGCGCGCCCTGGGCCTCGGCGGTCGCCTGCGCCAGCCCGGCGCGCAGCCCTACGTGACCGACAACGGCAACTACATCTTCGACGCGCAGCTGCCCGCCGAGTTCGGCGCCGCCGAGCTGGGGAGCCGCATCAAGGGCACGCTGGGCGTGGTCGAGACCGGGCTGTTCCTGGGCATGGCCGAGCGCGCCTTCGTCGCCGCGCCCGACGGCGTGCGCGAGCTGACGCCGCAGCGGTAGGCGGGCGCGGGGAAGGGGGCCGGACCGGATATGCGGCCCCTTCCGGTCCACCGGCGCGGTCACGGAGTCGGGTGGAGGTCCCCGGCCGCGCGGCAGTTCAGTCCACGGAACTGATCTCGGCCCGCACGCTGGGGTCGGGGTCGCGGGTCAGGGCCGCGCGCAGCTCGCCGGGCAGGTCGGCGCGGCCCGCCGCGAGCAGGCGCACGCCCTCGTCGGGGTCGGCGGCGAGGCGGGCCAGCGTCTGCGCCGGAAGTGCCGGGTGGACGGCCACCGCGCGGCGCACCCCGGCATGCGGGTCGGCGGCGAGCCGTTCGAGCACGTCGCCGGGGGTCGGATCGGCGTAGGCCACCGCGCGGCGCACCTCGGCATTCGGGTCGGTCGCCAGCCGCCCGCGCCCCGCCGCGCCGAGGTCCGGGCGCACCGCGAGGATGGTCCGCACGCTGGGATCGGGGTCCTCCAGCAGCAGGGCCAGCGCCTGCGCCGGAATGCCCTCGGCACTCGCGATGTGGATGCGGATGTCGGCCTCGGGCGCGCGGGCCAGGGCCAGCACCGCGCCGTCGGGCAGCTCGGCACGCTCCAGCAGCGCGCGCCGCACCGTCTCGGCCTCGTCCCCGGCCAGCCGGGTCA encodes:
- a CDS encoding Crp/Fnr family transcriptional regulator, with protein sequence MSFYTRPATAPGRFEPAQGRPLRRGDTLYYAGDQAPSLYRLDSGLLRAVRLTPQGRNLTVRHIHPGDIFGEEILHGQPRSHQMVALTDAVVTAIHVEQLSTAELWEVTRSLSTQLQRVMNDGVHIQDGDLRERIARYLLSLADSSLGGRHADGVRFVRATHELIAEGTGATRESVSKLIGEMRDDGLLTPAYRCLTLTDEVQLRQLSGYHG
- a CDS encoding DNA double-strand break repair nuclease NurA is translated as MPAMRIRLDPWPVDTNGGQLGLQTFDGTLEDLETERWAALPARPIPERLRQVFVVDGKRRMESRLFIEDDLGHSGLGGFGAFVVGAVELCPHGSRQAELRQVKAARLLAHAPDLRLDPMTLSPRNPHTGLLEYTPVAMQGTDALAALNLLQGQMLAAEQRLSHDLASRVPADEQDDREWLSALTVQDGTLRGQNLNGAVVGCVKTMETMYLPPDRAALLADLRPGERTPVMRMTYRNGQFTRLIWYVRLCEAAFYQHPMAGVMRLEMFAPDDPSFLPPIVRQVANLSGTLLTRLGSRAHKDPRAPQNLIPTAALEQAMGRSMGSADLVTRRIRAHIASLHPQAVA
- a CDS encoding ATP-binding protein, encoding MTTLKFGPASGSPAGVQVGMVLGTQDVTPVSFWFAVLPGASVQLDDLVAVETRKPDGSAVNFYGIVDHVRTRHEGVTFDSDVQDVAAGLLPASVSYAARVLVTRVQPENFIPPQPGDAVRHARGHDLRMALSADKMGDKAFPGGLLADGQVLPINYRFVNGENGGHINISGISGVATKTSYALFLLHSIFRSGVMGVGAAAGRALIFNVKGEDLLFLDQRNREVTAREAEAQAQKGLPDHRYALMELPVEAFRDVQFLAPPRPGHSGAAIVPHVEQRAAGVTPFLYSLREFCARRMLPYVFVDRDASVNLGFVIGSIEERLYRMAQGADTPYLTVDDWQPDTEQVLDEDMRFDEMGSVRIGTFAQLVAYLEYKLLDANDGEGDRKWVGKQSPATLQAFIRRLRGVQKHLTPLVRGDVSAEQAARFRPDPLKAGVQTTVVDIHTLSATAQMFIVGVLLRDLFEYKERVGRQDTVFVVLDELNKYAPRDGDSPIKDVLLDIAERGRSLGIILIGAQQTASEVERRIVSNAAIRVVGRLDLAEAERPEYRFLPQSFRARAGILQPGTMLVSQPDVPNPVLVNYPFPAWATRKDEVDDLGGREVEDVGEDWLR
- a CDS encoding C40 family peptidase; its protein translation is MKATRTLALTFAVLLPSASAATYTVKAGDTLTTVAQATKMEPDALMRLNGLQSPTLQLGQVLRTSASTFAKPVVAPIAAKPATAAAPVASRGGAFVNTAASRYLGIRYVLGGTGGGGLDCSGFTMRVFQQLGISLPRTAAQQWGRGFAVNRRDLRAGDLVFFNTTGRMASHVGIYLGNGSMANANSFKGRTVIEPLFSNPYWASRYIGARRVLT
- a CDS encoding uracil-DNA glycosylase, which codes for MTGDTSLPDLLEANRACVACTLRPGCAAPVPGDWVGQPQARPGGLLLLGDAPGPEEDRQGRPFAGPAGEGLRTLLAGAGLDRAPLFLTTLVKCRPPAHRPPSAAEVQACTERWLRPQIAALRPGMVLTLGNAATRHLLGTGPADTGITRLRGRWQCAAPAYGGAPLLPLLHPATAARDEARSPGGAWDLLARDLAEAAGVWRGEREARPAAAPAPPPLF
- a CDS encoding DUF1844 domain-containing protein, producing MANPEFVGLVHMLQATAEAALGDLNAATSSAARDGLLADDRARQTAERSLKLLTMLAEKTRGNLDFTEADLLTGAIGSLRARLDN
- the dtd gene encoding D-aminoacyl-tRNA deacylase translates to MRAVVQRVTRATCTVEGRVTGETGPGLLVLLGVAPGDTAGTARALAGRVARLRIFGDDAGKMNRSVQDIGGGVLSVSQFTLFADTRRGNRPSFTGAAPPDQARTLYAEFNAALRDLGLPVGEGVFGAHMVLDLTNDGPVTITLEEAGEA
- a CDS encoding LysM peptidoglycan-binding domain-containing M23 family metallopeptidase, coding for MNRRTLLLAAALLTGTAGAYTVKTGDTLYSIARANGVTVAELQRLNNLGGTTISVGQVLRLSGEAAPATGTAAPATAAPASTSPTVPSTRSTAPGVSQAPLPPRLSAAELAPTPAGTRLSGVSVSAPEKLMMGDAFALRLSGPRAAEATVRFLSEVGEDVRRPAEVLRPGGAAGEYRVLGRVVLGKTTPVVYEVRLGDEVLRARIPVSPLNQTVQHLNLPSRISGVLQDAGRAAEERAVENAYALRSPQVWTRPFAPALANRAATSSSFGQPRTYVAGGPVNYHYGTDYPAPAGTPVLAVNDGTVVLAGKYPVRGNLVVIDHGAGLVSLYFHQSRLNVRVGDKVTRGQKIGEVGTTGLSAGPHLHLEMRVRGEATDPADWMNRLWPR
- a CDS encoding PaaI family thioesterase produces the protein MPDAPLPTPDALTAFGAGHLPGLLGLRFTHAEPGLLRSELTVRPELMAPNGFLHAASVVALADTTCGYGTRLNLPEGAQGFTTIELKSNHLGTAREGIVTCEARPVHTGRTTQVWDAEVRGPGGRLMALFRCTQAVLYPR
- a CDS encoding peroxiredoxin; this encodes MTQSGEQPSPSPSPRLQPGEAFPAFALPDAEGQTHRLGQYEGKYVVLYVYPKDDTPGCTREACDFRDSATLRAHGAAILGLSRDDAASHGKFAEKYSLPFPLLSDPEAEYIRAIGAWGTKNMYGKVSEGIKRQTFLIGPDGRLVKSWLAVQVDGHADAVAAAIDKDRAAHE
- the rpiA gene encoding ribose 5-phosphate isomerase A, translating into MSDRAPDLEALKKDAALRAAALVASGMRVGLGTGSTARYAIEEIGRRIGTGELSGVVGVATSEASDALARAVGIPVEPLDPRPLDLAIDGADEITPGLDLIKGLGGALLREKLTEVQARRLVIIADHTKLVTRLGEKAPLPVEIARFGFLSTIERLRALGLGGRLRQPGAQPYVTDNGNYIFDAQLPAEFGAAELGSRIKGTLGVVETGLFLGMAERAFVAAPDGVRELTPQR